In the Gossypium arboreum isolate Shixiya-1 chromosome 10, ASM2569848v2, whole genome shotgun sequence genome, one interval contains:
- the LOC108452003 gene encoding aquaporin TIP1-3: MPMNRIAVGTAGEASHPTVIKAALAEFFSMLIFVFAGEGSGMAYNKLTNNGSSTPAGLVAASLSHAFALFVAVSVGANISGGHVNPAVTFGAFIGGHITLLRSFWYWIAQLLGSVVACLLLKFATGGMETSAFALSSGVSTWNALIFEIVMTFGLVYTVYATAVDPKKGDLGIIAPIAIGFIVAANILAGGAFDGASMNPAVSFGPAVVSWTWTNHWVYWVGPFIGAAIAAIIYDNIFICDGTHQPLPSNDF, translated from the exons ATGCCGATGAATAGAATTGCGGTTGGGACAGCGGGAGAGGCCAGCCATCCGACTGTGATAAAAGCGGCTTTGGCTGAATTCTTTTCCATGCTTATTTTTGTATTTGCCGGAGAAGGGTCCGGGATGGCTTATA ACAAGCTAACGAATAATGGGTCAAGCACACCAGCGGGGCTGGTAGCTGCATCATTGTCACATGCCTTTGCCTTGTTTGTGGCGGTTTCGGTTGGTGCAAACATTTCAGGTGGTCATGTTAACCCTGCTGTCACCTTTGGGGCATTCATCGGTGGCCACATTACTTTGTTACGAAGCTTTTGGTACTGGATTGCGCAGTTGCTAGGCTCCGTTGTCGCTTGCTTGCTTCTCAAGTTTGCCACCGGTGGAATG GAAACATCAGCTTTCGCGCTATCCTCGGGTGTATCCACCTGGAACGCGCTCATCTTCGAGATCGTCATGACATTCGGCCTAGTTTACACGGTATACGCCACAGCAGTGGATCCAAAAAAGGGAGATTTGGGGATCATTGCTCCTATTGCAATTGGTTTCATAGTTGCTGCCAACATCTTGGCTGGCGGTGCTTTCGATGGTGCCTCGATGAACCCGGCAGTCTCATTCGGTCCTGCTGTTGTCAGCTGGACATGGACTAACCATTGGGTCTATTGGGTTGGTCCCTTCATCGGAGCCGCCATTGCTGCCATCATCTATGACAATATCTTCATTTGTGATGGCACCCATCAGCCTCTCCCTTCCaatgatttttaa
- the LOC108451311 gene encoding F-box protein At2g39490-like, protein MEDFISSLPDELLFHIISLLPFESAIQTIFLSTRWRFLWNLPLVQHGTKEDVPSAVSGFIANFDEHNPTRNTRRFRFHFGEYGLLSAILAPNNKLHLHFSDENMQNPKHFSWQIELNNPQNLSDHQPTPSTFFIKTLNLTSVNHLSSEAVSCMVSKFQLLENLKIIGCHGLESMSIDSDTKLLSLTIFDCPHLKSLHIRSYKLRTFLYRGKFPWFLPEFHFNLGNAMLDSRQGPAFNTFKTCDFDRVLLTIKNSEILTLCKWTFEALICPSLSSFFQFYKLKELWWIDNYSKGFYNCDALITFLKLCPSLELLFVTIDHNSYVMPNATKCSKQVSRCTKLQHLKVVKLEGFDNQDNEILLMERLRDVITVEPLILSTSNGICLPNLIRVPSHDSHSRTMSHSLVSQEMYSYKFVQVKHNNQLCPKHGHISL, encoded by the exons ATGGAAGATTTCATAAGTAGTTTACCAGATGAACTACTTTTCCACATAATTTCTCTACTTCCCTTTGAATCTGCAATCCAAACCATTTTCCTATCAACCCGATGGAGATTTCTATGGAACCTGCCATTGGTTCAACATGGCACCAAAGAAGATGTTCCCTCTGCAGTTTCTGGGTTCATTGCAAATTTTGATGAACACAATCCAACAAGGAATACCAGAAGATTTCGGTTCCATTTCGGGGAATACGGTCTCTTATCAGCCATACTTGCACCTAACAATAAGCTTCACCTTCATTTCTCAGATGAAAACATGCAAAATCCAAAACATTTTAGTTGGCAAATAGAGTTGAATAACCCCCAAAATCTCAGTGACCATCAGCCAACTCCCTCTACTTTCTTCATTAAGACCCTGAATTTGACATCAGTAAACCACCTTAGCAGTGAAGCAGTTTCGTGTATGGTCTCGAAATTTCAGCTTCTTGAGAACCTGAAAATCATTGGGTGCCATGGATTGGAATCAATGAGCATTGATTCTGATACAAAGCTTTTGAGCTTAACCATCTTTGATTGTCCACACTTAAAATCTCTCCATATTAGATCCTATAAACTTAGGACCTTTTTGTATAGAGGGAAATTTCCATGGTTTCTGCCTGAGTTTCATTTCAACCTTGGAAATGCCATGCTTGATTCTAGGCAAGGCCCTGCTTTCAATACCTTCAAAACATGTGATTTTGATCGAGTGCTGCTGACCATCAAGAATTCTGAAATTCTTACCTTGTGCAAATGGACTTTTGAG GCATTAATTTGTCCATCGCTATCATCTTTTTTCCAATTTTATAAACTAAAGGAGCTATGGTGGATCGATAATTATTCAAAGGGATTTTACAATTGTGATGCTTTAATCACATTTTTAAAACTTTGTCCTTCCTTAGAGCTACTCTTTGTGACT ATCGATCACAATAGCTATGTCATGCCAAATGCAACTAAATGTTCCAAGCAAGTGAGCAGATGCACAAAATTACAGCATCTCAAAGTGGTCAAATTGGAAGGGTTTGACAATCAAGATAATGAGATTTTATTGATGGAACGTTTACGAGATGTTATTACCGTCGAGCCATTAATCTTATCGACATCGAACGGAATATGTCTCCCAAACTTGATTAGGGTCCCTTCTCATGATTCTCACTCCCGAACGATGTCTCATTCATTAGTGTCACAAGAAATGTATTCTTATAAGTTCGTTCAAGTAAAACACAATAATCAgttatgtcccaaacatggtcacATAAGTTTATAG
- the LOC108451312 gene encoding LOW QUALITY PROTEIN: F-box protein At2g39490-like (The sequence of the model RefSeq protein was modified relative to this genomic sequence to represent the inferred CDS: deleted 1 base in 1 codon) has protein sequence MEDFISSLPDELLFHIISLLPFESAIQTIFLSTRWRFLWNLPLVQHGTKEDVPSAVSGFIANFDEHNTTRNTRRFRFHFGNTRGLLSAILAPNNKLHLHFSAENMQNPTHFSWQIELNNPQNLSDHQPTPSTFFIKTLNLISVNHLSSEAVSCMVSEFQLLENLKIIGCHGLESMSIDSDTKLLSLTIFDCPHLKSLHIRSYKLRTFLYRGKFPWFLPEFHFNLGNAMLDSRQGPAFNTFKTCDFDRVLLTIKNSEILTLCKWTFEALICPSLSSFFQFYKLKELWWIDNYSKGFYNCDALITFLKLCPSLELLFVTIDHNSYVMPNATKWGAGAHATPLRSCTKLQHLKVVKLEGFDNQDNEILLMKRLRDVITVEPLILSTSDGTCLRNLIRVSSHDSHPPTVPHSLVSQEIYSYKFVQMKHNNQLCPKHGHIRAMKAYDSSLFGYRESK, from the exons ATGGAAGATTTCATAAGTAGTTTACCAGATGAACTACTTTTCCACATAATTTCTCTACTTCCCTTTGAATCTGCAATCCAAACCATCTTCCTATCAACCCGATGGAGATTTCTATGGAACCTGCCATTGGTTCAACATGGCACCAAAGAAGATGTTCCCTCTGCAGTTTCTGGGTTCATTGCAAATTTTGATGAACACAATACAACAAGGAATACCAGAAGATTTCGGTTCCATTTCGGG AATACGCGCGGTCTCTTATCGGCCATACTTGCACCTAACAATAAGCTTCACCTTCATTTCTCAGCTGAAAACATGCAAAATCCAACACATTTTAGTTGGCAAATTGAGTTGAATAACCCCCAAAATCTCAGTGATCATCAGCCAACTCCCTCTACTTTTTTCATTAAGACCCTTAATTTGATATCAGTAAACCACCTTAGCAGTGAAGCAGTTTCGTGTATGGTCTCGGAATTTCAGCTTCTTGAGAACCTGAAAATCATTGGGTGCCATGGATTGGAATCAATGAGCATTGATTCTGATACAAAGCTTTTGAGCTTAACCATCTTTGATTGTCCACACTTAAAATCTCTCCATATTAGATCCTATAAACTTAGGACTTTTTTATATAGAGGGAAATTTCCTTGGTTTCTGCCTGAGTTTCATTTCAACCTTGGAAATGCCATGCTTGATTCTAGGCAAGGCCCTGCTTTCAATACCTTCAAAACATGTGATTTTGATCGAGTGCTGCTGACCATCAAGAATTCTGAAATTCTTACCTTGTGCAAATGGACTTTTGAG GCATTAATTTGTCCATCACTATCATCTTTTTTCCAATTTTATAAACTAAAGGAGCTATGGTGGATCGATAATTATTCAAAGGGATTTTACAATTGTGATGCTTTAATCACATTCTTAAAACTTTGTCCTTCCTTAGAGCTACTCTTTGTGACT ATCGATCACAATAGCTATGTCATGCCAAATGCAACTAAAT ggggggccggggcccatgctACGCCCCTGAGGAGCTGCACAAAATTACAGCATCTCAAAGTGGTTAAATTGGAAGGATTTGACAATCAAGATAATGAGATTTTATTGATGAAACGTTTACGAGATGTTATCACCGTCGAGCCATTAATCTTATCGACATCGGACGGAACATGTCTCCGAAACTTGATTAGGGTTTCTTCTCATGATTCTCACCCCCCAACAGTGCCTCATTCATTAGTGTCACAAGAAATATATTCTTACAAGTTTGTTCAAATGAAACACAATAATCAgttatgtcccaaacatggtcacATAA GAGCAATGAAAGCATACGACTCTTCCCTGTTTGGTTACCGGGAAAGTAAGTAG